In bacterium, one genomic interval encodes:
- the rpsA gene encoding 30S ribosomal protein S1, whose protein sequence is MPASVEPQRIVEEVRFRGRKVRPEELPESKTESHETQDLAALYEKMIMEFREGEIIKGKIIAVGEKEISIDIGFKSEGTVAIEEFAPGESFNVGDDVEVYLDRVEDAEGQLILSKRKADFLKIWERIGAIYRDQEIIRGKVMRRIKGGFVVDVLSIDAFLPGSQIDVHPVRDFDALVGNEMEFRIVKLNDMRKNIVVSRKVIVEESLAGIREKVLGELKVGDVMTGSVKNITDFGVFVDLGGVDGLLHITDLSWGRVSHPSELVQLDSKITVKVLDYDKERQRISIGLKQLQPHPWEGVEEKYPVGAKVHGRVVSIARYGAFVELEKGLEGLVHISEMSWTQHIKHPSALLSVGDEIDVVVLSIDKENRKISLGLKQVEPDPWENLEIKYAVGTRHVGRVRDLVPFGAFVELEDGIDGLVHISDLSWTKRVRHPGEILKKGEEVEIVVLGFDRNERRIALGLKQAQANPWDEFAQLYAVGTRTTGKVARVLEKGVVVELPKDVEGFAPNSQLKRVTRGGKQAISVGEELQLEVIEFDKESKKIILAAQAPAEESAAEEPEDDAYQQYIIGSDMDEPPTPLPPTVDQPSSGKEITPPEESPTKGEEGEEGGEPRE, encoded by the coding sequence GTGCCGGCGTCCGTTGAGCCTCAGAGAATCGTCGAAGAAGTGCGTTTTCGCGGTCGCAAGGTCCGCCCGGAGGAACTGCCCGAAAGCAAGACCGAGTCCCATGAGACTCAGGACTTGGCGGCACTCTATGAGAAGATGATTATGGAGTTCCGCGAGGGCGAAATCATCAAGGGCAAGATTATCGCCGTCGGCGAGAAAGAAATCTCGATTGACATTGGATTCAAGTCCGAGGGCACGGTTGCCATTGAGGAATTCGCGCCCGGTGAATCGTTCAACGTCGGCGATGACGTCGAGGTCTATCTTGATCGTGTGGAAGATGCTGAAGGACAGTTGATCCTTTCCAAGAGAAAGGCGGACTTCCTCAAGATTTGGGAGCGCATTGGAGCGATCTATCGCGATCAGGAGATTATCCGCGGCAAGGTCATGCGTCGCATCAAGGGCGGTTTCGTGGTGGACGTCCTCTCGATAGACGCGTTCCTTCCCGGTTCACAGATTGACGTGCATCCGGTGCGGGACTTTGACGCCCTCGTCGGAAACGAAATGGAATTTCGGATCGTGAAGCTGAACGATATGCGCAAGAATATCGTGGTTTCGCGAAAAGTGATCGTCGAAGAGAGCCTGGCCGGAATCCGCGAGAAGGTGCTCGGCGAGCTCAAGGTCGGCGACGTGATGACCGGTAGCGTGAAGAACATCACCGATTTCGGCGTCTTTGTTGATCTCGGGGGTGTGGACGGTTTGCTGCACATCACCGATCTCTCCTGGGGACGCGTCAGTCATCCGTCCGAGCTGGTTCAACTCGATTCGAAGATCACCGTCAAGGTTCTCGACTACGACAAGGAGCGCCAGCGCATCTCCATCGGGCTGAAACAACTCCAGCCTCATCCCTGGGAAGGAGTGGAAGAGAAGTATCCGGTGGGAGCGAAAGTGCATGGGCGCGTCGTTTCGATTGCCCGCTACGGAGCATTCGTTGAGCTCGAGAAAGGTCTCGAAGGGCTGGTTCACATCAGTGAAATGAGCTGGACTCAGCATATCAAGCATCCCTCGGCCCTTCTATCGGTGGGCGATGAAATTGACGTGGTCGTCCTCAGTATTGACAAGGAGAATCGCAAGATCTCTTTGGGACTGAAGCAGGTGGAGCCGGATCCGTGGGAGAACCTCGAAATCAAATACGCGGTGGGAACGCGCCACGTCGGACGGGTTCGCGATCTCGTACCGTTTGGGGCGTTCGTCGAACTGGAAGACGGCATTGACGGTCTCGTTCACATTTCCGATCTGTCGTGGACGAAGCGCGTGCGTCACCCCGGTGAGATTCTGAAGAAAGGAGAAGAGGTCGAGATCGTCGTCCTCGGTTTCGATCGGAATGAACGTCGCATTGCGCTTGGACTCAAACAGGCACAGGCGAATCCGTGGGATGAGTTCGCGCAGCTCTATGCGGTGGGAACGCGAACCACCGGCAAAGTTGCGCGCGTTCTCGAAAAAGGCGTGGTCGTCGAATTGCCGAAGGACGTGGAGGGCTTCGCTCCCAACAGCCAACTGAAGCGCGTTACTCGCGGCGGCAAGCAAGCGATCTCGGTCGGTGAGGAATTGCAGCTCGAGGTGATTGAGTTCGACAAGGAGTCGAAGAAGATCATTTTGGCGGCCCAGGCGCCGGCGGAGGAGTCGGCCGCCGAAGAGCCGGAGGACGATGCCTACCAGCAGTATATTATCGGCAGCGACATGGATGAGCCGCCGACTCCGTTGCCGCCGACAGTGGATCAACCGTCCTCTGGGAAAGAAATAACTCCCCCTGAAGAATCTCCCACGAAAGGCGAGGAGGGTGAAGAAGGCGGCGAGCCTCGCGAGTAG
- a CDS encoding 1-acyl-sn-glycerol-3-phosphate acyltransferase — protein sequence MRQGYALVRGLAQGLFRLGCGISIHGVENIPESGPIIVASNHRSNYDPPLLGAVVRRELHYFAKEELFRNALLGRFLRYLNAFPVRRGEFDRTALAKCLDVLRQNGALAFFPEGTRAPEDGFLKPKLGLGWVVCLSGAPVIPAYLHGTAQASPRLRGRPGVAVTFGHSIPASELMPEGLRGRELYQAVSDAVVERIRDLSLVFAQDPSPSRGPVYERSVIDDERLR from the coding sequence ATGCGTCAGGGGTATGCCCTGGTTCGGGGATTGGCTCAGGGACTATTCCGTTTGGGATGCGGAATCTCCATTCACGGCGTTGAGAACATTCCCGAGTCCGGCCCGATTATCGTCGCGTCGAACCATCGCTCGAACTACGATCCGCCGCTGCTGGGAGCGGTGGTCCGGCGTGAACTTCACTACTTTGCCAAGGAGGAACTTTTTCGCAACGCGCTGCTCGGGCGATTCCTCCGTTATCTGAATGCCTTTCCCGTCCGCCGCGGTGAGTTTGACCGTACGGCACTGGCTAAATGTTTGGACGTCCTCCGGCAGAATGGAGCTCTGGCGTTTTTCCCCGAGGGCACCCGCGCGCCGGAAGATGGATTCCTGAAGCCGAAGCTGGGTCTGGGTTGGGTCGTGTGTCTTTCGGGCGCGCCGGTCATTCCGGCCTATCTTCACGGGACGGCCCAAGCATCACCGAGATTGCGAGGCCGACCGGGAGTGGCGGTTACGTTCGGGCATTCGATCCCGGCCTCGGAACTGATGCCGGAGGGTCTTCGGGGACGGGAGCTCTATCAGGCCGTGTCGGACGCCGTCGTGGAGCGCATTCGCGATCTGTCGCTGGTTTTCGCTCAGGATCCATCGCCGTCCAGGGGACCGGTCTATGAGCGAAGTGTGATTGATGATGAACGTCTCAGATAA
- the cmk gene encoding (d)CMP kinase, with protein MSRSSGLVIAIDGPASSGKSSTAKLVAQRLGYMHVDTGAMYRAVALKMLRCGIELTDAGKVAALLRATTVSQKEDRSQTRILLDDEDVTDEIRSPEVSLWVGPVSEDPSVREHLVGWQRELGKSGGIVLDGRDIGTVVFPDADVKIFLVADVKTRAKRRRKEMLGRGIEQSLDEVESAIRTRDDRDSTRAHSPLRKAQDAIELDTTHLTIGDQVEHVVEMARKVMAARRKG; from the coding sequence GTGAGTCGGTCGTCCGGATTAGTGATCGCCATAGACGGCCCGGCCAGCAGCGGGAAATCCTCGACCGCCAAGTTGGTCGCTCAACGGCTCGGATACATGCACGTGGATACGGGTGCGATGTATCGTGCCGTCGCTCTCAAGATGCTCCGTTGCGGAATCGAATTGACCGACGCGGGCAAAGTGGCTGCCCTTCTGCGTGCGACGACGGTCAGCCAGAAGGAAGATCGGTCACAAACAAGAATCCTTCTCGACGATGAAGACGTGACCGATGAGATCCGTTCGCCCGAAGTATCGCTGTGGGTGGGTCCGGTGTCGGAAGATCCGAGCGTTCGCGAGCACCTCGTCGGATGGCAACGCGAACTCGGCAAGTCGGGCGGGATCGTGTTGGACGGCCGGGACATCGGCACGGTGGTTTTTCCCGACGCCGACGTGAAGATATTCTTGGTCGCGGACGTCAAGACGCGCGCGAAGCGGCGACGCAAGGAGATGCTTGGTCGTGGCATCGAGCAGAGCCTTGACGAGGTTGAATCCGCCATTCGGACTCGCGATGATCGGGATTCAACGCGCGCGCACAGTCCTCTTCGCAAGGCGCAAGATGCCATCGAGCTTGACACGACACATCTCACGATCGGGGATCAGGTCGAGCATGTGGTGGAAATGGCCAGGAAGGTGATGGCCGCGCGGCGCAAAGGTTGA
- a CDS encoding short-chain dehydrogenase produces MMLRNSTVMVLGGWGLVGMAVCRRILSRGPSKIIVLSLRQSEAEEAVRELEAEFPKVTMTPAWGDIFVREDFKDIPRREVMSKPQLRRQFIEDVFEKLTPERLKVFFLHRLIAEHRPDVIVDCVNAATGFAYQDIYSAYYDVKSIFEMHAKRTPVDDSILDRMERFCGTVYVPQLIRHIQVLAESSSQTGVHTYIKVGTTGTGGMGFNIPYTHSEEKPSAQLLAKSSMAGAHTMLLFLMARTPGCPYVKEVKPAAAIAWKRIAYGEVLRGGRPIPLYDCSPEKPELLGGTFVRNHPDSGESTGDNLKSVFIDTGENGIFSAGEFFTITAAQQMEFVTPEEIADAVLWEIEGGNSGFDVVGALDAVAMGPSYRAAILRGAALGEMQRLEHEHGISSVAFEMLGPPHLSKLLYEAHLIKRAYPDPSSSVNIRPEVVSEELWSILRKDSKLRATIISIGVPILLPDGKSILRGPEVKIPAYSGSNEIPMWDGCIDEWADKGWLDLRPSNMKKWQQRIADFYAATTGEAAEDTSSAFPWERCMLGEGEEFFAGKIVTHIFIEEEKGGRIKS; encoded by the coding sequence ATGATGCTGAGAAATTCAACCGTGATGGTGCTGGGCGGGTGGGGGCTTGTTGGCATGGCGGTCTGTCGTCGAATTCTTTCGCGCGGGCCGTCGAAGATTATCGTGCTTTCGCTTCGACAGTCGGAGGCCGAGGAGGCGGTCCGCGAGCTCGAAGCCGAGTTTCCCAAGGTCACCATGACCCCGGCGTGGGGAGACATCTTCGTACGCGAGGATTTCAAAGACATTCCTCGTCGCGAAGTTATGAGCAAACCGCAGCTTCGACGGCAATTCATCGAAGACGTTTTCGAGAAGCTGACGCCCGAACGGCTGAAGGTGTTCTTCCTGCATCGTCTTATTGCGGAGCACCGTCCCGACGTTATCGTGGATTGCGTGAATGCCGCAACGGGATTCGCCTATCAGGACATCTATTCGGCGTACTACGACGTGAAGAGTATCTTCGAAATGCACGCCAAGCGGACTCCGGTGGACGATTCTATCCTTGACCGGATGGAGCGTTTTTGCGGAACGGTCTATGTCCCGCAGCTGATCCGCCACATTCAGGTCTTGGCGGAATCGTCCAGTCAGACGGGGGTTCACACGTACATTAAAGTGGGGACGACCGGCACCGGCGGCATGGGTTTCAATATTCCGTACACACATTCCGAAGAAAAGCCGTCGGCGCAACTCCTCGCCAAATCTTCCATGGCCGGCGCGCATACCATGTTGCTGTTTCTGATGGCGCGCACACCGGGTTGTCCGTACGTCAAGGAGGTCAAACCGGCGGCGGCAATCGCCTGGAAGAGAATCGCGTACGGCGAAGTGCTTCGGGGCGGCCGTCCCATTCCGCTCTACGATTGCAGTCCCGAGAAGCCCGAGCTTCTGGGCGGAACGTTCGTAAGGAATCACCCCGACAGCGGCGAATCAACGGGAGATAATCTGAAATCGGTGTTTATTGACACGGGAGAAAACGGAATCTTCTCGGCCGGGGAGTTTTTCACGATCACGGCGGCACAGCAAATGGAGTTCGTAACTCCCGAGGAAATCGCCGATGCCGTGTTGTGGGAAATCGAGGGCGGCAACAGCGGTTTCGACGTCGTGGGAGCGTTGGACGCGGTCGCGATGGGGCCGTCGTATCGAGCCGCCATTCTGCGGGGCGCAGCCTTGGGAGAGATGCAACGTCTCGAGCATGAACACGGGATTTCGAGTGTCGCGTTTGAAATGCTCGGCCCGCCGCACCTTTCCAAACTGCTTTATGAGGCGCACCTGATCAAACGGGCGTATCCGGATCCGTCGTCGTCGGTGAACATCAGACCGGAGGTCGTCTCCGAAGAGCTTTGGAGCATTCTCCGGAAGGATTCGAAGCTGCGGGCCACGATAATCTCGATCGGCGTTCCCATTCTTCTTCCCGACGGCAAGAGCATTCTGCGTGGCCCGGAAGTGAAAATCCCGGCCTACTCCGGCAGCAATGAAATTCCGATGTGGGACGGCTGCATAGATGAATGGGCGGACAAGGGCTGGCTGGATCTGCGACCGTCCAACATGAAGAAGTGGCAGCAGCGCATCGCCGACTTCTACGCGGCTACCACGGGCGAAGCGGCGGAAGACACTTCGTCCGCCTTTCCGTGGGAACGGTGCATGTTGGGTGAGGGAGAAGAGTTCTTTGCCGGAAAGATCGTCACGCACATCTTCATCGAAGAAGAGAAGGGTGGTCGAATCAAATCGTGA